The genomic region TCAATGACATGGGGATGGGCGACGGCGCCATGTACGGCCCCCTCGCGAGCCTGCTTTTCACCCCGGAGTTGTCGTTCTCCCTATCGGGGCTGTACGGGTCGCAAAAAGCGGAAGACACTTCCTATGACAAGCCGCACGATCCCGGAACGGCGCGGACCACAAAATTCACCTTCACCACGAAACGGATCGATATCGACAGCGCCTTCATCTATCGCCTGACCGAGTCGTTCAAGGTATTCGCCGGGTACAAGCTGTACTCCCTGAACTCGAAATTTTCCCAGATTGAAATAAACCTGGCGACCCCCGACAACTTCAACAGTGTGTACGTGGAAGACCTCAACATCAACCAGCTCTTCCACGGCCCGGGGCTCGGGGTGGGTTACTCCCTGCCGTTTGGCCGGAACTACTTTTTCGCGGCAAACCTGTCCGCGATCTATATGTGGGGGGATTTTGAGATGAACCCGCAAAAGCGTTACAGCTACAACACCGTGGGCGCTCCCCGGAACAACCAGGGGGTGGAAAAATTCACCAGCCCGATGCAGCTCTACGGATTCAATTTCGAGCCCACGGTGGGAATCATGCCGGGAGAGGGTCTCCCGATCGTCACGCTGGGACTCAGGATCCAGATGAACCGCATCCGCTTCGTGGGGCTTTCGGCCGCCGAGGCGAGCGATATTACCTCCGGCTGGATGGATGACCGGTTGTACGGGATATTCGTGAGCGTGATGTATACGTTGTAAGGCGCAGCGCCGTACCGCACGCTGCCGCGATGCATTTGGTGAGGGTCATCTTCCATTAAGCGGCCGCACGGATTGATGGGGGACAATTTTTTGTTGCAATAGAGGGCCCCCTGCGTACTCCTGAAATGCGCGCGGCAGGGCACAGTGCCCGCTCCGAACGGGAACAGTAAAGTCAGGGGTGTCCGATATTTCAGGCCGCCGGATTATGCGGTTTCCCCGTAAATCAGGGCCGGATTCGGGCACGCGGGCGAATCGGCGCCCGAATCCGCGGCGTAAAAATCGCGCCCGGCGCCGGGATCGCGCAATTCCGCGCTATACTTGCTTTTCAGAGGTCGACCATGAATTCCAGGAACGTGCTGCTCATATTCAAGCAGAATATAATGTACAAGCCCCTCATATACCGGCTCGCGACCGAACACCACATCGTCTTCAACGTGCTCGAGGCGAAGATACTTCCCAAGCAGGAGGGGCGCCTCATCCTGGAGCTGGCCGGCACCCCCGAGCAGATCGAACAGGGAATCCGCTACCTTGAATCCGAACAGGTGCAGGTTGAAGTCCTCGCCGACAAGATGAAGCGGGACGAGACCCGGTGCGTCATGTGCGGCGCCTGCACCGCCGTGTGCCGCACCGACGCCCTCTCCATCGAACGCCCGGGGATGGAGGTGCGGTTCGACCCCGACCTGTGCGTCGCCTGCGGGATGTGCAAGATCGCCTGCCCCGTGAAGGCCATGTCGGGCATCTCGATCGACAAGGACTTCGATCTCTGATCCCTGTCCCCGTTTATTGATCCGCACTATCATACCCGGCCGTTCCGTGCGGTTCCGCCCCGCGGGGTGGCCCGCCGGATCCGGCGTCATACAAATTGAACGAAAAAATAATCAAATCTTCATATTCTGGGCATATAAGGATGTTCATTCTCCCTAGTCCGTCGACGCACCCCCATGATCACCTTGTTTCAGGTTTTCATGAATCACGGATACACGAGGACCCGTACCGATATGGCCAGATTCTGGAATCGACTCCCCATTCGCGGCAAGATAATCACCATTGGCGTGTTCGTCATTCTCCTGTTTTCATCGTTTCAATTCCTGTATTTTATTCCCGCCATGCGCGCAACCATTCTGCAGAAGGAAGAG from Spirochaetota bacterium harbors:
- a CDS encoding 4Fe-4S dicluster domain-containing protein; the encoded protein is MNSRNVLLIFKQNIMYKPLIYRLATEHHIVFNVLEAKILPKQEGRLILELAGTPEQIEQGIRYLESEQVQVEVLADKMKRDETRCVMCGACTAVCRTDALSIERPGMEVRFDPDLCVACGMCKIACPVKAMSGISIDKDFDL